In Labrus mixtus chromosome 3, fLabMix1.1, whole genome shotgun sequence, a single window of DNA contains:
- the si:ch73-40i7.5 gene encoding amyloid-beta A4 precursor protein-binding family A member 3: MDSDICPAVTSASNILCPAADPAELLSGVQFSRQTVAASPGSVVEDLDAYNPIEPPPLDWRSESSSEAGSADDLEDPNFPPAVENLDEAGQGEPATIPSDVSHTVASLNVSRRELLGNIVELVKDINVELEEEDEEEVEDEEGVEDTEGDRGTQEGEASCDVESRVGEEEVEVVNKSSGDEDHSRIHSLLSQLQMMGEEPHSSQRTPPHLAQHHYSSRSEHEVCAPSLKTDDGSETTGLLFSESHHRDLLGLLQVTEIGATPTPNRVPIRGEVDAVVSVSYNQEDTPRFWRHYGNGQQQRHREDSLASLPDDEYPEPVWMKLGEEPPEEEEEAAAESEQSDDQPSYKDVPGPCDPDDLLDGVVFGAKYLGSTQLRSEKNPSTNARMTQAQEAVDRIKAPEGESQPMTEVDLFISTQRIKVLTDDTQEAMMDHALQMISYIADIGDIVVLMARRKRKGQDGDSSSSSGSQKKCLMICHVFSSADAQTIAQAIGQAFGVAYQQFLQANGIKSSDLRPGEYSDYLESQELYNGDLAHFSDSQNIRDVAITKAAGEILGLAVVESGWGSILPTVVVANLLHGGPAERCGELSIGDRIVSVNSTSLVGLHMATCQNIIRDLKGQKYVKLSIVHCPPVTMAIIRRPDPKFQLGFSVEDGIICSLMRGGIAERGGIRVGHRIIEINGQSVVATPHDKIIQILTNAVGEIHLKTMPSSTYRLLTGQEQPMFL; this comes from the exons ATGGACTCAGACATCTGCCCTGCTGTTACGTCGGCCTCAAACATCTTGTGTCCTGCTGCTGATCCAGCAGAGCTACTCTCCGGTGTTCAGTTCAGCAGACAGACTGTGGCAGCAAGTCCAGGTTCAGTGGTGGAGGATCTGGACGCTTACAACCCCATCGAGCCTCCTCCTTTAGACTGGAGATCTGAATCCTCCAGTGAGGCAGGCTCAGCAGATGACTTGGAGGACCCCAATTTCCCTCCCGCTGTTGAAAATCTGGATGAGGCCGGCCAAGGTGAGCCGGCAACAATACCGTCAGACGTGAGTCACACTGTGGCTTCTCTCAACGTGAGCCGGCGAGAGCTTCTGGGAAATATTGTAGAGCTGGTCAAGGATATTAATGTTGAActtgaagaagaggatgaagaagaagttgAGGATGAGGAAGGGGTTGAGGACACGGAGGGTGACAGGGGAACACAGGAGGGGGAAGCCTCGTGTGATGTGGAGAGCAGAGTCGGTGAAGAGGAGGTCGAGGTTGTCAACAAGAGTTCAGGTGATGAAGACCACAGCCGCATTCACAGCCTGCTCAGCCAGCTCCAAATGATGGGTGAAGAGCCTCACTCCAGCCAGAGGACGCCACCTCACCTCGCCCAGCATCACTACTCCAGCCGGTCTGAGCATGAAGTGTGTGCGCCCTCCCTGAAAACAGACGACGGCAGTGAGACCACTGGGCTCCTGTTCTCTGAGAGCCACCATAGAGACCTGCTGGGGCTGCTGCAAGTCACAGAGATCGGCGCGACGCCCACTCCAAACCGCGTGCCCATCAGAGGGGAGGTCGACGCTGTCGTGTCAGTTTCCTACAACCAGGAGGACACACCAAGGTTTTGGCGGCATTATGGGAACGGTCAACAGCAGCGGCACAGGGAGGACTCCCTCGCCTCCTTACCTGATGATGAGTACCCTGAACCAGTGTGGATGAAGCTGGGCGAGGAGcctccagaagaagaagaagaagctgctgcagagagtgaGCAG AGTGATGATCAGCCGTCATATAAAGACG TGCCTGGTCCATGTGACCCGGATGACCTGTTGGATGGAGTCGTGTTTGGTGCAAAGTACCTCGGTTCCACTCAGCTCAGATCCGAGAAGAACCCGTCCACAAATGCTCGTATGACCCAGGCTCAGGAGGCCGTGGACCGCATCAAG GCTCCAGAGGGAGAGTCCCAGCCGATGACGGAAGTGGATCTGTTTATCTCTACACAGCGAATCAAAGTGCTCACCGATgatacacag GAGGCCATGATGGATCATGCTCTGCAGATGATCTCTTATATTGCTGACATCGGTGACATTGTTGTCCTGATGGCTCGGAGGAAACGTAAAGGGCAGGATGGagactcttcctcctcctccgggtCTCAGAAGAAGTGTTTGATGATCTGCCACGTCTTCTCCTCTGCTGAT GCTCAGACCATTGCCCAGGCCATCGGGCAGGCATTCGGAGTCGCCTACCAGCAGTTTCTTCAGGCCAATGGAATCAAGTCCAGTGATCTGAGGCCCGGCGAGTACAGTGACTACCTGGAAAGTCAGGAGCTCTACAACGGAGACCTGGCCCACTTCTCGGACTCTCAGAACATCAGAGAC GTTGCCATCACTAAAGCAGCTGGAGAGATCCTGGGTCTGGCTGTGGTGGAGTCAGGCTGGGGCTCCATCCTGCCCACAGTGGTGGTGGCAAACCTCCTTCATGGAGGTCCCGCTGAACGTTGCGGCGAGCTCAGCATCGGCGACCGCATCGTGTCTGTTAACAGCACGAGCCTGGTGGGTCTGCACATGGCCACCTGCCAGAACATCATCCGG GACTTAAAAGGCCAAAAGTATGTGAAGCTCAGCATCGTTCACTGCCCACCAGTCACCATGGCGATTATCAGGAGGCCGGATCCCAAGTTTCAGTTAGGCTTCAGTGTGGAGGATGGCATT ATCTGCAGTTTAATGCGGGGCGGTATAGCAGAAAGAGGAGGCATCCGTGTTGGGCATCGCATCATTGAAATCAACGGGCAGAGCGTCGTAGCCACACCACACGACAAAATCATCCAGATCCTGACTAATGCTGTCGGCGAG ATTCACTTGAAGACCATGCCATCTTCAACATACCGCCTCTTAACAGGACAAGAGCAGCCGATGTTTCTTTGA